A stretch of DNA from Pongo abelii isolate AG06213 chromosome 10, NHGRI_mPonAbe1-v2.0_pri, whole genome shotgun sequence:
ACAAGGGCTGAAGAGAAGGCCCTCAGGAAACACAATTTCAACAAATACTCAGGATCCTAGACCCCACCAGGCACCATTCTCTCCACCCACCAAATCCAGGAAACCCTGGAAGTGTCCCTGGAAGGTGTGAGGAGAGGCCCCAGCCAAGCAAAGGCAGAGTTCTAGGCAGAGACATTGACCCCCGCCCCATGTTCCCATCCCCCAGCTGAGGCCCACAGCAGAGAAGCTTCCCTGGACTCTCATGGCCTACCAGACCAGCAGGTGAGACAGCCAGACAGAATGACCAGGAGATGGTCAAGTGAGGCCCCAGCAGGAACACCTTCCCACAGCCAAGGTCCATATGCAGGACAGAGGCCTCAAACTGCATGCTGCCACATGGTAGaagagccccagccctggggacaCAGCTCAGCCTCTCCTCTGTGCCAAGGAGGGAGGGCGACTGTGGAGGGGCCTCATCCCTGACACTTACCGTGACCTCATACTTGACCTTGCTGCCCACATCCCACTCAGACTGCATGGCTCTCTCGCCCCTCACCACGCCAGAGAAGAAGAGTTGCTGGGGAATGGCCATCCTGGCGTGGAGAGGTCAGAACAGGGGTGAGAAGGTCTGGGGCCTGGCTCAATGGAGGCAGGGCCCTGGCCAAGGTTTAGAAGTGGCAATGCCCCCTCCCTCCAATGGAGGTGCCCACTTGGGCCAGGCTCACCCTGCGATGGACAGTGGCAGCTCAATGAAGACACGGGCTCGTGCAGAGACTGGATGCAGCTCCTGCTCACTGATCCTGGTGAGTAGGCAGGGGCAAGTACGGGCATCAGGCACAGGCACCTCCCAAGGGGTCAGATGAGGTCAATATGACtacccccacctcacccctccGGCCCTGCCTGGCTTACGTGGCCAACAGCAGCTCTACCTCCAGTTCCGTGGTCTCAATGCTGATCCCTGAGGTGCTAAGGATGAGGTAGAAGGTGACCTAGGCCAAGGGTGGAAAGAGATTAGAGTCAAGGGTGGTCTATGGGCTTATGGAGAGGCTACTCACGTAGGGATAAGGGCAGATGTGCCAACCTGGGCACCTCTCTTCATGGGGTTCCCCAGCTCACACTCAACATGGGAGGCATTCTCATTGGACAGGCAGAGTGGCTTCTCCTGGAATGGGAGAGAAGGCAAGGTCAGTCTGGGTTACTGGAGCCCTTCAAGACCCCACCCCATCCTGCCCCCAGGTCCTCACCGCAGGGTCCAGGGCCCGGACTCCTGAGTAGTGCAGTGAGTCAGGAAGCATGACCAGGAGCTGGGCTTCATGGGCATCATCCCCATcagcctggggctgggctgggtccGATGGCAGGTTGGTGACCATCAGCTCCAGGCCAATGACTGGCTGCCCACTCAGTGCAAACAGGGCTGTTGTTCCATCCGCATCCCTGGAGAGTCAGACCCCACTCCTGCTAAGTTCTGAACACCTCCCCCTACCACTCCCCCTCCCAGTCTGCTCCCCCAGTACCTGCCTTCACTCCCTGAGCCTCTCTTCCCACCCCAGGGCCCCATCACACCCGTCTAAGCCTCAGGCCTCTGTACACACGACTGGGAGTCAGGGGACCTCCGTTCTCATCTCAGCTCCACCATTACttaccttgggcaagtaacttaacctctctaggcctcagttctccatctataaaatgagactaATATAATTCCTACCTCACAGAGGTTTGAAGACTAACCAATGAGATGTATGTAGACTGCATATTATTAGTGTACTGTGAAGGACTGCTATTCCTTGCCATGGGAGCCCCCGTGGCTCCATCACTGACCCTCATCTCAGTCTCCAAGTCCATCGGCAGGtcctcttccaccttctgcctTCTCTGGAGGCTCAGCCCTTCCCTCTGACTGGTCCTCCTGAGAGGGCTTTCTCTCCATCCTTGAACTCttgccctcccacccccaccctgctctCTGACCCCCTCACATGGGCAGAGGCTGGAATTCTGTGTCGCTGATCCGGGTGCAGAAGCGGGCACGGACCAGCTGCAGATTGCTCTGGCAGATCTTGTCTTCACCACAGCCTTGCTTCAAGAAGTGGATCTGGGGAGAGACATGAGATAAGGGGCATTCCTAGGGGGCAAGGCAGGGGGCAAACCTGTCACCATGGCATATGGTGGGTTAGAGTATCACAGAATTAAACAACCTGTGCTCAACTCTCAGATCTGCAGCTTACTAGCCATGTGACCCTGAACTGAGTCCTCTCCTCTGCAGTAAAATGATGGGAGCACTACCATGCCGTGGTAGAGACTAGCAGCAAGTCAAGAGCTGGGCCACACTGCCCCAGCTCACATGCATGTAACTGAGTTCCAGATTTAGAACGGGAAAAGATGTCAAGGGCACCACTTCTGGGCCAGCCATAAAAACCATGCAAGCAAGGGGCCTCATGTTCCCCCTTCCAGCTGAATGGGATGAATGTGACTTCAAGAGCTTGAAGGCCGCATTTGAAGATTACAGAATCCCATCAACCTAAGCCCCCTGAATGACTACATGGAGTAGAGGAGCTCTGTCCCTTTGACTAGGAAGATGGTCATTCGGGCACCTAGAGATATGAGGAATTACTGGAGTAGCATACGTGAAAGGGCTTTGTGAGCTGTGAATTGGTGTCACTGGGGAGGGACCGTGATCTTTGCCCTCCCAGCTCCTCTTCCTGGGCTAAACCAGAACCCATGCTCACCTCTGCCCGCTGGGTGCTGGGCTGGTGGGCATTGAGGATGGGGGCCACTGGAGGCAGCCCCTGGCCAGGAGCCTGTCGCCGGAGCCGAGGGGTCTGGAGACTGTAGGACAAGGTCACTACAATGGCCCGAAGCTTGTCTTTGACGTTTTCCTAGGAAGAGGAAGGTCTGTTCCTCACTGGAACAATCCCCAGGCCTCAGCCCTGCTCAGTGCCCCAGCCAGACCTAGGACCAATTCTAAAACTTGGAAAGAAGCTTAGGGAGATGAATGAGAGAGGTGGAGAACTGagcaaggaggagggagaaagactGGGGTAGGGGACAGGGGAAACCTTTAGGGCTTTGAGGACCAGATGTGATGATAAAAGCTGCCACCTCCTTCATTCAGCTAGAAGAGGGGACATGAAGCCCCttgcacctcctcctcctccagggagtGCAGAAATGACAGGAGAGGGCAGCAGATGAGGAGGAAGTGAGCTCAGAAGACAGGCTTCCCACGTGTCTAGGTCTTAGAAGGAGGCACGAGTGTGCTCGGGAAGAAGCAGCTAAGAAGAATCAGGGAAAAGAGATGGAGCCATGACAACGACCGTCAGAAGCCAAGGGGTCAGTGTCCACCTGGAGCTGGAACATGGCGTCTCCACAGACTCGGTCATGCTGGTGCTTCAGCCACACGGTGCCCGAGGCCTGGTGCTTGGGTTCTTCTGGGTTACGGCTCGGGAACGTCACACGGGGAACCTGGCCCCGGAGCCTCCGGTCTGTGTCCGCGTCTAACACGTAGTCCAGGGCTGTGGTATGTTGGGAGAGGAGGAGCCGCTGAGCTGCAGAGCTGCTCCAGCTCACCCCATTCCGAGGGTGCTCTTCTACCACCTCAAAGTGACCCCCCTCCCTGAGAAACCCAAAAGGGCAAGCCACAGAGGGGGGACCGCACTCACCCACAGTAGGGCTATAGCTGCTGGGGACTGCAATGTAGCTGAAACAGACCCTTAGGTCCACACTGCGGGGGCAAAGGGTGGCTCCTGAGCCAAACGAGGCTGATGGGCCAAggcccctacccccaccccatctGTCACATCCTgtcacagccccagccccaaacTGGGGAGATAAAGGGATCAAAGAGAGGGCAGGGGAAGCTGTCAGGGTCCAGGTGCCACCCGATCCCGCCTCACCAGACCGAGTGGCCACCAGCACAGTTGGGCTGCTCCAGGTCGATGCTTCGTGGAGCAATAGAGACTTCATGGGAGACATGGAGGATGGGTCTGGCCCTGGGATTGGGGAGTCAAGAGCACAAGAAATGTGAGAACACAAGGCTGGGAAACACTCTTCAGCATTAGATTTGGCACTGAGGTCGAGGCCAGAGTCACAGGGAGGGGCTGACGGCCTCAGGGAGGGAGAAGGTCAGGGGGTGCTCACCTGAAGAGCACTGCGGTGTCAGCCAGGGAGCCCACCAGCAGGTCAGGGTATTGGTTCCCATCCATATCCAAGCCGCCTGACAGGGAGTAGCCAAAGCTCTTGATGCCCACAGCCTCGCCTTCCAGCACCTAGAGAACCGGCTGTCAGCCTCCCTCAATCCCACCTCCCACAGGCCTCTGCCTCCCCTGATGCCTCTGCTGATTCCACCCACACCCATTCCCTCATCCCAGCGACTCCCTTCACCTGTGAAGGTTTGGCGACAACCCCCAGGCTGCTCCCATGGTAGATGAAGACTTTCCCATCACCATCAAAGGGGGCACCCACTGCAATATCTGCAGGGCACAGGGAAAAGGCAGTCACGCTGGCTGGGGGCCTTGCAGACAAGATCCAGGCCTCAACTCCCCCCAGTCACTCagatatgttttctattttattgagagGCTACAAAATCCCAGGCACTCTACGTACATCATCTTTAATCCTCTTGGCCACTCCCTGCAGATATTACTAATGCAAAAAGGTTAGGAACTTGCCAAGGTCAGAAGGCTGGTAAATGGTAAAGCTCAGACATAAGCCTAGGGACCCTCTCTCCCTGAGTCTTCAGAAGACTACACCCTGACCTCTGAGGGGCTTCCCCATCCCTCCTGTGGCCCCTCCCTCCCCGAGCCTTTCCAGTTCCCAGTCACACCTGGAAAGCCATCTTGGTTGAGGTCCCCCAGGACAGCCAGGCTGATCCCGAACATGGAGTCAGGGGAGCCGCAGAGCCGGAGAGGGGAGATCCCAGCCCAGTGACCCCCCTGGTTCAAGTACACATAAACGGCACCCCCCAGTTCTTCTTGGCGCTCAAAGAAGTAGGGGGCACCCACTATCAGGTCTGGCCAGCTATGGAGAGAGGGAAACATTCAGTGCGGGTCCTCCCTGGCCAGAGGAGCCAGCAGGAGGCTGAGTGGCCTCAGCCAGACTGGGGCTACCAGACCCAGCCTCCCTCAGGTGGCACAACCCTCTACCCACTCACCCATCACTGTTGAGGTCAGCCACAGCCAGTGAGTAGCCGAAGCCAGAGGTCAGGCGCTCCCCAGACAGCATAACCTCGGGCACCAGGCGACTGGCGCTGTCCTTGCGCAGGATGACCACTGCACCCTTGTGGTTGGCACGGGGGGCTCCAGCCACAAAGCTCAGCTCTTCTGCATGCACCAGACCTTTCCCCGAGTCAATAGAGAAGCCTGGGGGAAGGGTGACTTACCCCTAAGTCTTCACCCCAAGACTCAGAAGCTGGGGTGTGTCAcagctcccccagcccctgccccctccccacaggTTAAGAGCCAAGTCACAGCTCACCTGCACCCTGCCCCCTCCCCTAGGTTGAGAGCCAAAAGATAGGTCCCCCCAAGTCATCAGCACTACAGCTGGATGGCTCTTCCTCCCCACAGGGCCTGGCAGCCTCCCACACCCACCAGGCCCAGAGACAAGCTTGGCACAAAAAGTGCAGTGAGGTCAGCCTCAGGGactgggcaagagagagaaaggtgaTAGCTGAGAAGGCCAGGAGCCCAGGTaggaggctgagcacagtggcctCACCCTGCCCACACCCAGAGAGCTAGAAGAGCTAGAGGTCCCTCTCAGGCCCGAATCCCACCCAGTGCACCTCTTTCCCCCAACTCCCTCATCCTGGCAGGGAGGGGAAGTCTTCACAGGGATGAGGGGGAGAAAAGGGGGAGTGAGAGAGAGCCTGCTTCACCCAAACATCTCCCAGGCCTGGTTTCCTCCTCCTCTGCAGAGGAATGCAGATGAGACAACGAGAGGGACTTACCAACAACACTAGCCCTTTCTTCAATATGTGCCCACCAACCATCCCCCAGGGAAAGTCCCCCTAGAAGACAGGACTGTCCTTCCCAGAATATCCTCAGCCCTGGCCCTCTCACTCCACCTGAATCTTCCTCCATGGAGACCCCTGGCTCACAGCCCAGAGGCCATCACCCTGGGGGCCTCCTCTTCTTAGGCCTGATCACTGGACCCAGCTCTTCTCTGCAATTTGGGCCCAATGTATGTCTCCctgggtgtgtggtgggggaggaggagattATAAGGCACCAAAGGTCGAGTTccctggggaaggaggggaggctgGGCCATGCCCCTAGAGTCCAGGAGGTGGGAGCTTACAAACCTAAGTAGCTATTGAGGGCCAAGTCTCCGGCTGGTCCTGGGAGCCGGTCAGCAGGGTCCAAAGTTTTATACACCAGCTGGTCGGGGTCTGAGCTATCAATGTTGGTCACAAAAAGCAACcctgtggggggtggggtgagACACCAGGGAGGAGACATCCAGAGGAGGTGCCACAGAGTAGGGAGACAGAGCCACAGAAAGGCCAGAAAATGGTGGAAgaagaagaggcagagagagaaaaagagaccagAGAGATCACAgccagagacagaaagacagagagagacaaggtgagagacagaaacagagacagaaggatgggagcagggagagggaggaCAAGAGAGAGGAGCAGAGGTTTAGAGCAGTTCTGGGCCGGGGAGAGGTCCCTACCAAAGTAGCTGTTGGCAGGGACCGGGATGAGGCGGGGGTCCTGCTCCTTCTCTCCCCCCGCCTCGTAGGGACCGTCGTCCAAGTGTGCCAGGTCCGCTGAGCCCTGTGCACAGAGCTCCACCCTGGCCGTGCCTGCAAGGACAGACCTGTTAGTGCCCAGGGCAGGGCGCAAGGAACACCCCTCAGGCCGGACACTGAGTTAGACAGGCACACGGGGAGGCCCCGCCTCTTCTTTctagccccctccccaccctgtccCCAACCCAGGCTTCCTAGGGTCCCCCAGACGTGGCATCACACTCACCGAGTGTCAGCTCAGCCAGCAGCAGCGTGCAGAGACGGGAATGGCAGTGATGAGGTGTGGGCTAGTGTGTTGGAGCATGCAGGCCCCAGCTGCAGGCCCAGCGTGCACTTGGGGCCCATGCCAGCATGTTGAGGAACACTTGGCCGTGCGAGGGAAAGGAGGCACCCCCCATTCACGTGTGCACTAGCTTAATGGGGTGGAAGGCATGGCAGTGCCCTGGGGCCATACAGCAGTACACATGTGGTCATGCTTGGCCATGTGCCATCCCCGACCCTGTCTCTGAGGTAAGAGGAGGTTTTGgtccccttctccccttcccgaGGAGTGACTCACCCTTCCAATTATAGGTTCCTGGGGCCCCAAAGAGGAGGTAGTGGCTATCAGGGGAGAAGGCGGCAGCTGTGCCCTGCTGGCAGAACCCAAATTGTTCATGGCCTTGGGGGCGTCCCTCACAGAACTTCCATTCCCCACCATCCAACTCATCCCGGATGGCCAGGTCCTGGCTGAGCACAAAGCAGCGACCAATCATATCCCGCGTCTCCAGGATCTGGTCCACTCGCTGCCTTGCCTCATATCGGTGTGCACAGGTctgggggaggaagggatggggaTCATTTCACTCTGTGGGTCAGGGACCTGCTTGAGGCATGCTGCCCATATGCAGAGATTTGGCAGACACTGATACATGTGTGctcacatgcacacgcacatgcacacatacacacacccccctATGCCGGCACCACTCAAGCACCATTACCCTGCCAGTGTTACACAGGTCCATGCATAACCCAGCAACCTGTCTGCACCCACTTCTTTGCCCTCAAATGGAGATCTCCTTGTTCCACATTCTGCCTGGAGCCAAAAGACACAACTAAGCCACCACATACGATGTGTGTCTCCCTGATCATGTCACAGTCCTCCAAAATGCCAAGCTTGGCCCTGTCCCTGGACCTTTGTAAGTGTCACCACCTCATCTGCAAAGAACTTCCTGTCCGCTTCACTCtccaagtattattattattatttttttttttttgaagcaagttctcactctgtcactcaggctggagtgcagtggcacaatcatggctcactgcagcctcgacctccagggctcaagtgatcctcccacctcagcctcctgtgtagctgggactacaggcatgtaccaccatgactggctaatttgtttttattttttataaagatgaagtcccactatgttgcacaggctaggTATTACCGATTATTAAAGCCTGGCTCAAATCACCCCCTCTGCAGAAGTCTTCTCTCTACTCCTGCTTTGGACTTTTACAGACTAGAGACTAGACCACTCACTTAACATGAACCAGATTCTGCCCCACAGTGATCTGTATTGGTAATTGTGTGTCTATGCGTGTTACtgaaagatagagagagagaaacagagagccctagtttttttgtttgtttgtttgttttgttttgagatggaattttgctcttgtctcccaggctagagtacaatggtgcgatctcagctcactgcaacctcctcctcccaggttcaagtgattctcctgcctcagcctcccgagtacctgggattacaggcgcctgccaccacgcccggctaattttttttttttttttttttttttttgagacggagtctcgctctgtcacccaggctggagtgcaatggcgcgatctcggctcactgcaagctccgcctcccgggttcacaccattctcctgcctcagcctctccgagtagctggaactacaggcgccgccaccacgcccggctaattttttgtgtttttagtagagacggggtttcaccgtggtctcgatctcctgacctcgtgatccgcccgcctcagcctcccaaagtgctgggattacaagcgtgagccaccgcgcctggccacgcctggctaattttttgtatttttagtagagacagggttttgccgtgttggtcaggctggtctcgaactcctgacctcaggtgatccacctgcctcggcctccgaaagtgctgggattataggcatgagccaccaagcccagccttccCCTTGTAGTAACTAGCACAATGCCTGATGCTTAAAAGGTTCTCAGTAAGA
This window harbors:
- the ITGA7 gene encoding integrin alpha-7 isoform X5, with the translated sequence MQKESKENQWLGVSVRSQGPGGKIVTCAHRYEARQRVDQILETRDMIGRCFVLSQDLAIRDELDGGEWKFCEGRPQGHEQFGFCQQGTAAAFSPDSHYLLFGAPGTYNWKGTARVELCAQGSADLAHLDDGPYEAGGEKEQDPRLIPVPANSYFGLLFVTNIDSSDPDQLVYKTLDPADRLPGPAGDLALNSYLGFSIDSGKGLVHAEELSFVAGAPRANHKGAVVILRKDSASRLVPEVMLSGERLTSGFGYSLAVADLNSDGWPDLIVGAPYFFERQEELGGAVYVYLNQGGHWAGISPLRLCGSPDSMFGISLAVLGDLNQDGFPDIAVGAPFDGDGKVFIYHGSSLGVVAKPSQVLEGEAVGIKSFGYSLSGGLDMDGNQYPDLLVGSLADTAVLFRARPILHVSHEVSIAPRSIDLEQPNCAGGHSVCVDLRVCFSYIAVPSSYSPTVALDYVLDADTDRRLRGQVPRVTFPSRNPEEPKHQASGTVWLKHQHDRVCGDAMFQLQENVKDKLRAIVVTLSYSLQTPRLRRQAPGQGLPPVAPILNAHQPSTQRAEIHFLKQGCGEDKICQSNLQLVRARFCTRISDTEFQPLPMDADGTTALFALSGQPVIGLELMVTNLPSDPAQPQADGDDAHEAQLLVMLPDSLHYSGVRALDPAEKPLCLSNENASHVECELGNPMKRGAQVTFYLILSTSGISIETTELEVELLLATISEQELHPVSARARVFIELPLSIAGMAIPQQLFFSGVVRGERAMQSEWDVGSKVKYEVTVSNQGQSLKTLGSAFLNIMWPHEIANGKWLLYPVRVELEGGQGPGQKGLCSPRPNILHLDVDSRDRRRRELEPPEQQEPGEQQEPSMSWWPVSSAEKKKNITLDCARGTANCVVFSCPLYSFDRAAVLHVWGRLWNSTFLEEYSAVKSLEVIVRANITVKSSIKNLMLRDASIVIPVMVYLDPMAVVAEGVPWWVILLAVLAGLLVLALLVLLLWKMGFFKRAKHPEATVPQYHAVKIPREDRQQFKEEKTGTILRNNWGSPRREGPDAHPILAADGHPELGPDGHPGPSTA
- the ITGA7 gene encoding integrin alpha-7 isoform X7, translated to MQKESKENQWLGVSVRSQGPGGKIVTCAHRYEARQRVDQILETRDMIGRCFVLSQDLAIRDELDGGEWKFCEGRPQGHEQFGFCQQGTAAAFSPDSHYLLFGAPGTYNWKGLLFVTNIDSSDPDQLVYKTLDPADRLPGPAGDLALNSYLGFSIDSGKGLVHAEELSFVAGAPRANHKGAVVILRKDSASRLVPEVMLSGERLTSGFGYSLAVADLNSDGWPDLIVGAPYFFERQEELGGAVYVYLNQGGHWAGISPLRLCGSPDSMFGISLAVLGDLNQDGFPDIAVGAPFDGDGKVFIYHGSSLGVVAKPSQVLEGEAVGIKSFGYSLSGGLDMDGNQYPDLLVGSLADTAVLFRARPILHVSHEVSIAPRSIDLEQPNCAGGHSVCVDLRVCFSYIAVPSSYSPTVALDYVLDADTDRRLRGQVPRVTFPSRNPEEPKHQASGTVWLKHQHDRVCGDAMFQLQENVKDKLRAIVVTLSYSLQTPRLRRQAPGQGLPPVAPILNAHQPSTQRAEIHFLKQGCGEDKICQSNLQLVRARFCTRISDTEFQPLPMDADGTTALFALSGQPVIGLELMVTNLPSDPAQPQADGDDAHEAQLLVMLPDSLHYSGVRALDPAEKPLCLSNENASHVECELGNPMKRGAQVTFYLILSTSGISIETTELEVELLLATISEQELHPVSARARVFIELPLSIAGMAIPQQLFFSGVVRGERAMQSEWDVGSKVKYEVTVSNQGQSLKTLGSAFLNIMWPHEIANGKWLLYPVRVELEGGQGPGQKGLCSPRPNILHLDVDSRDRRRRELEPPEQQEPGEQQEPSMSWWPVSSAEKKKNITLDCARGTANCVVFSCPLYSFDRAAVLHVWGRLWNSTFLEEYSAVKSLEVIVRANITVKSSIKNLMLRDASIVIPVMVYLDPMAVVAEGVPWWVILLAVLAGLLVLALLVLLLWKMGFFKRAKHPEATVPQYHAVKIPREDRQQFKEEKTGTILRNNWGSPRREGPDAHPILAADGHPELGPDGHPGPSTA
- the ITGA7 gene encoding integrin alpha-7 isoform X2, producing MTGRRLKDQRDFGDQRRPWGDLGLGACESSLAFAGSARGDRPMAGARSRDPWGASGICYLFGSLLVELLFSRAVAFNLDVMGALLKEGEPGSLFGFSVALHRQLQPQPQSWLLVGAPQALALPGQQANRTGGLFACPLSLEETDCYRVDIDQGADMQKESKENQWLGVSVRSQGPGGKIVTCAHRYEARQRVDQILETRDMIGRCFVLSQDLAIRDELDGGEWKFCEGRPQGHEQFGFCQQGTAAAFSPDSHYLLFGAPGTYNWKGTARVELCAQGSADLAHLDDGPYEAGGEKEQDPRLIPVPANSYFGFSIDSGKGLVHAEELSFVAGAPRANHKGAVVILRKDSASRLVPEVMLSGERLTSGFGYSLAVADLNSDGWPDLIVGAPYFFERQEELGGAVYVYLNQGGHWAGISPLRLCGSPDSMFGISLAVLGDLNQDGFPDIAVGAPFDGDGKVFIYHGSSLGVVAKPSQVLEGEAVGIKSFGYSLSGGLDMDGNQYPDLLVGSLADTAVLFRARPILHVSHEVSIAPRSIDLEQPNCAGGHSVCVDLRVCFSYIAVPSSYSPTVALDYVLDADTDRRLRGQVPRVTFPSRNPEEPKHQASGTVWLKHQHDRVCGDAMFQLQENVKDKLRAIVVTLSYSLQTPRLRRQAPGQGLPPVAPILNAHQPSTQRAEIHFLKQGCGEDKICQSNLQLVRARFCTRISDTEFQPLPMDADGTTALFALSGQPVIGLELMVTNLPSDPAQPQADGDDAHEAQLLVMLPDSLHYSGVRALDPAEKPLCLSNENASHVECELGNPMKRGAQVTFYLILSTSGISIETTELEVELLLATISEQELHPVSARARVFIELPLSIAGMAIPQQLFFSGVVRGERAMQSEWDVGSKVKYEVTVSNQGQSLKTLGSAFLNIMWPHEIANGKWLLYPVRVELEGGQGPGQKGLCSPRPNILHLDVDSRDRRRRELEPPEQQEPGEQQEPSMSWWPVSSAEKKKNITLDCARGTANCVVFSCPLYSFDRAAVLHVWGRLWNSTFLEEYSAVKSLEVIVRANITVKSSIKNLMLRDASIVIPVMVYLDPMAVVAEGVPWWVILLAVLAGLLVLALLVLLLWKMGFFKRAKHPEATVPQYHAVKIPREDRQQFKEEKTGTILRNNWGSPRREGPDAHPILAADGHPELGPDGHPGPSTA
- the ITGA7 gene encoding integrin alpha-7 isoform X8; this encodes MIGRCFVLSQDLAIRDELDGGEWKFCEGRPQGHEQFGFCQQGTAAAFSPDSHYLLFGAPGTYNWKGTARVELCAQGSADLAHLDDGPYEAGGEKEQDPRLIPVPANSYFGLLFVTNIDSSDPDQLVYKTLDPADRLPGPAGDLALNSYLGFSIDSGKGLVHAEELSFVAGAPRANHKGAVVILRKDSASRLVPEVMLSGERLTSGFGYSLAVADLNSDGWPDLIVGAPYFFERQEELGGAVYVYLNQGGHWAGISPLRLCGSPDSMFGISLAVLGDLNQDGFPDIAVGAPFDGDGKVFIYHGSSLGVVAKPSQVLEGEAVGIKSFGYSLSGGLDMDGNQYPDLLVGSLADTAVLFRARPILHVSHEVSIAPRSIDLEQPNCAGGHSVCVDLRVCFSYIAVPSSYSPTVALDYVLDADTDRRLRGQVPRVTFPSRNPEEPKHQASGTVWLKHQHDRVCGDAMFQLQENVKDKLRAIVVTLSYSLQTPRLRRQAPGQGLPPVAPILNAHQPSTQRAEIHFLKQGCGEDKICQSNLQLVRARFCTRISDTEFQPLPMDADGTTALFALSGQPVIGLELMVTNLPSDPAQPQADGDDAHEAQLLVMLPDSLHYSGVRALDPAEKPLCLSNENASHVECELGNPMKRGAQVTFYLILSTSGISIETTELEVELLLATISEQELHPVSARARVFIELPLSIAGMAIPQQLFFSGVVRGERAMQSEWDVGSKVKYEVTVSNQGQSLKTLGSAFLNIMWPHEIANGKWLLYPVRVELEGGQGPGQKGLCSPRPNILHLDVDSRDRRRRELEPPEQQEPGEQQEPSMSWWPVSSAEKKKNITLDCARGTANCVVFSCPLYSFDRAAVLHVWGRLWNSTFLEEYSAVKSLEVIVRANITVKSSIKNLMLRDASIVIPVMVYLDPMAVVAEGVPWWVILLAVLAGLLVLALLVLLLWKMGFFKRAKHPEATVPQYHAVKIPREDRQQFKEEKTGTILRNNWGSPRREGPDAHPILAADGHPELGPDGHPGPSTA
- the ITGA7 gene encoding integrin alpha-7 isoform X6 is translated as MQKESKENQWLGVSVRSQGPGGKIVTCAHRYEARQRVDQILETRDMIGRCFVLSQDLAIRDELDGGEWKFCEGRPQGHEQFGFCQQGTAAAFSPDSHYLLFGAPGTYNWKGTARVELCAQGSADLAHLDDGPYEAGGEKEQDPRLIPVPANSYFGFSIDSGKGLVHAEELSFVAGAPRANHKGAVVILRKDSASRLVPEVMLSGERLTSGFGYSLAVADLNSDGWPDLIVGAPYFFERQEELGGAVYVYLNQGGHWAGISPLRLCGSPDSMFGISLAVLGDLNQDGFPDIAVGAPFDGDGKVFIYHGSSLGVVAKPSQVLEGEAVGIKSFGYSLSGGLDMDGNQYPDLLVGSLADTAVLFRARPILHVSHEVSIAPRSIDLEQPNCAGGHSVCVDLRVCFSYIAVPSSYSPTVALDYVLDADTDRRLRGQVPRVTFPSRNPEEPKHQASGTVWLKHQHDRVCGDAMFQLQENVKDKLRAIVVTLSYSLQTPRLRRQAPGQGLPPVAPILNAHQPSTQRAEIHFLKQGCGEDKICQSNLQLVRARFCTRISDTEFQPLPMDADGTTALFALSGQPVIGLELMVTNLPSDPAQPQADGDDAHEAQLLVMLPDSLHYSGVRALDPAEKPLCLSNENASHVECELGNPMKRGAQVTFYLILSTSGISIETTELEVELLLATISEQELHPVSARARVFIELPLSIAGMAIPQQLFFSGVVRGERAMQSEWDVGSKVKYEVTVSNQGQSLKTLGSAFLNIMWPHEIANGKWLLYPVRVELEGGQGPGQKGLCSPRPNILHLDVDSRDRRRRELEPPEQQEPGEQQEPSMSWWPVSSAEKKKNITLDCARGTANCVVFSCPLYSFDRAAVLHVWGRLWNSTFLEEYSAVKSLEVIVRANITVKSSIKNLMLRDASIVIPVMVYLDPMAVVAEGVPWWVILLAVLAGLLVLALLVLLLWKMGFFKRAKHPEATVPQYHAVKIPREDRQQFKEEKTGTILRNNWGSPRREGPDAHPILAADGHPELGPDGHPGPSTA